One genomic region from Sphingobacterium sp. UGAL515B_05 encodes:
- a CDS encoding ABC transporter ATP-binding protein, whose translation MIKITNLQKYYRTEEVETVALNNLNIHVKEGEFVAVMGPSGCGKSTLLNIIGLLDDLDEGSYLFNEIEVAKFKERGRSDLRKHNIGFVFQSFNLIDELTVFENVELPLVYTNVPAAERKKRVEEVLEKVQIMHRRNHFPQQLSGGQQQRVAVARAVVNNPKLILADEPTGNLDSNNGNEVMQLLTELNEAGTTIVMVTHSEHDAKFSDRVIRMLDGQVIMETTSV comes from the coding sequence ATGATCAAAATCACAAATCTTCAAAAGTATTACCGCACAGAAGAAGTTGAAACCGTCGCATTAAACAACCTCAATATTCATGTCAAAGAGGGAGAGTTTGTTGCTGTAATGGGGCCTTCGGGCTGTGGGAAATCGACATTACTCAATATCATTGGTCTACTGGATGATTTGGATGAAGGAAGCTATCTATTCAACGAGATTGAAGTTGCCAAATTCAAAGAACGCGGTCGCTCAGATCTTCGCAAACATAACATTGGTTTTGTGTTCCAGAGCTTCAATTTGATCGATGAGCTAACTGTATTTGAAAACGTGGAACTTCCACTGGTTTATACCAACGTTCCAGCGGCAGAACGCAAAAAACGTGTAGAAGAAGTTTTGGAAAAAGTGCAGATCATGCACCGTCGCAATCACTTCCCACAACAGCTGTCCGGAGGTCAACAGCAACGTGTGGCTGTCGCTCGTGCGGTTGTCAATAATCCCAAACTGATCCTTGCCGATGAGCCTACGGGTAACCTCGACTCCAATAACGGTAACGAAGTTATGCAACTCTTGACTGAATTGAACGAGGCTGGCACAACCATCGTCATGGTAACACACAGTGAGCACGATGCAAAATTCTCTGACCGTGTAATCCGCATGCTAGACGGACAAGTGATTATGGAAACAACTTCGGTATAA